Proteins encoded within one genomic window of Salipaludibacillus agaradhaerens:
- the tuf gene encoding elongation factor Tu — translation MAKEKFDRSKTHANIGTIGHVDHGKTTLTAAISHVLHKKSGKGTAMAYDQIDGAPEERERGITISTAHIEYETDARHYAHVDCPGHADYVKNMITGAAQMDGAILVVSAADGPMPQTREHILLSRNVGVPSIVVFLNKTDQVDDEELLELVEMEVRDLLSEYDFPGDDIPVVKGSALKALEGDADHEQAILDLMQQVDDYIPTPERDKDKPFMMPVEDVFSITGRGTVATGRVERGQLNVGDEVEVIGLEEESKKTTVTGVEMFRKLLDYAEAGDNIGALLRGVAREDINRGQVLAKPGTITPHTKFKSEVYVLSKEEGGRHTPFFSNYRPQFYFRTTDVTGVINLPEGVEMVMPGDNIEMVVELISPIAIEEGTRFSIREGGRTVGSGVVSTITE, via the coding sequence ATGGCAAAAGAAAAATTTGATCGTTCCAAAACACATGCCAATATTGGTACAATTGGACACGTTGACCACGGTAAAACAACTTTAACAGCGGCTATCTCTCACGTACTTCATAAGAAGTCAGGAAAAGGTACTGCAATGGCGTATGACCAAATTGATGGTGCTCCAGAAGAGCGTGAGCGTGGAATCACTATCTCCACTGCACACATTGAGTATGAAACTGATGCTCGTCACTATGCACACGTTGACTGCCCAGGACACGCTGACTATGTTAAAAACATGATCACGGGTGCTGCACAAATGGACGGAGCTATCTTAGTAGTATCTGCTGCTGATGGCCCAATGCCACAAACTCGTGAGCACATTCTTTTATCTCGTAACGTTGGTGTACCATCAATCGTGGTATTCTTAAACAAAACTGACCAAGTTGACGATGAAGAGCTACTTGAACTAGTTGAAATGGAAGTTCGTGACCTTCTTTCTGAGTACGATTTCCCTGGTGACGACATTCCAGTTGTTAAAGGTTCTGCTCTTAAAGCTCTTGAAGGCGATGCTGATCACGAGCAAGCGATCCTTGACCTTATGCAACAAGTAGATGACTACATCCCAACACCAGAACGTGACAAAGATAAGCCATTCATGATGCCTGTTGAGGACGTCTTCTCAATCACAGGTCGTGGTACAGTTGCAACTGGCCGTGTTGAGCGTGGACAGCTTAACGTTGGTGACGAAGTTGAAGTCATCGGTCTTGAAGAAGAGTCTAAGAAAACAACTGTTACAGGAGTAGAAATGTTCCGTAAACTTCTTGACTATGCAGAAGCTGGTGATAACATTGGTGCCCTTCTACGTGGTGTTGCTCGAGAAGACATCAACCGTGGACAAGTGCTTGCTAAGCCAGGTACAATTACACCACACACTAAGTTTAAGTCTGAAGTATACGTTCTATCTAAAGAAGAAGGTGGACGTCATACGCCATTCTTCTCTAACTACCGTCCACAGTTCTACTTCCGTACAACTGACGTAACTGGTGTCATCAACCTTCCAGAAGGTGTTGAAATGGTTATGCCTGGAGACAACATTGAAATGGTTGTTGAACTTATCTCACCAATCGCTATTGAAGAAGGAACTCGTTTCTCAATCCGCGAAGGTGGACGTACAGTTGGCTCAGGTGTTGTTTCAACAATTACTGAGTAA
- the rplD gene encoding 50S ribosomal protein L4: MPKVTLYNQAGSQVGDIELAENVFGIEPNESVLFEAVVMQQASQRQGTHYTKGRSDVRGGGRKPWRQKGTGRARHGSIRSPIWVGGGTTFGPKPRSYGYKLPKKQRRLALKSALSSKVNDENIRVVEGLSLETPKTKEMKQILSGLTADTKTLVVTADYNDSVALSVRNLPGVKFVTAEGVNVLDLLSHEKLIITQDAVKQVEEVLA; the protein is encoded by the coding sequence ATGCCTAAAGTTACTTTATATAACCAAGCTGGCTCACAAGTAGGCGATATTGAACTTGCAGAGAACGTATTCGGTATTGAACCTAATGAAAGTGTTCTATTCGAAGCCGTTGTTATGCAGCAAGCATCCCAACGCCAAGGAACTCATTACACTAAAGGCCGTTCAGACGTACGCGGCGGTGGACGTAAACCATGGCGCCAAAAAGGAACAGGCCGTGCTCGTCACGGATCTATTCGGTCACCAATCTGGGTAGGTGGTGGAACGACTTTCGGTCCTAAACCTCGCAGCTACGGATATAAATTACCTAAAAAGCAACGCAGACTTGCTTTAAAATCTGCTCTTTCTTCCAAAGTGAATGATGAAAATATTCGCGTAGTGGAAGGATTGAGCCTTGAAACACCGAAAACAAAAGAAATGAAACAAATCCTATCTGGATTAACAGCAGATACAAAAACACTTGTTGTGACAGCTGATTACAATGATTCAGTTGCTCTATCTGTTCGTAACCTTCCAGGAGTAAAATTTGTGACAGCAGAAGGCGTGAATGTTCTTGATCTTCTTAGTCATGAGAAGCTCATCATCACACAAGACGCTGTGAAACAAGTAGAGGAGGTGCTTGCATAA
- the fusA gene encoding elongation factor G: MAREFSLEKTRNIGIMAHIDAGKTTATERILFYTGRIHKIGETHDGGSQMDWMEQEQERGITITSAATTAQWKNHRINIIDTPGHVDFTVEVERSLRVLDGAVAVLDAQSGVEPQTETVWRQATTYGVPRIVFVNKMDKIGADFVYSLGTLSDRLGANAAAIQLPIGAEDEFEGIIDLVNMEAYVYLDDLGTRSEAREIPEEYQEQANEFREKLVEAVSELDEELMMKYLEGEEITTDELKAAIRKGTCAVEFYPVLCGSAFKNKGVQLLLDAVVDYLPAPTDVADIEGHIPDTEEKVVRKSGDDQPFAALAFKVATDPYVGKLTFFRVYSGKVDAGSYVRNSSKGKRERMGRILQMHANHREEIPTCYSGDIAAGVGLKDTTTGDTLCDEKSLVILESMEFPEPVISLSVEPKSKADQDKMGMALAKLAEEDPTFKTHTDEETGQTIIAGMGELHLDIIVDRMKREFKVEANVGAPQVSYRETLRQAAKCEGKFVRQSGGRGQYGHVWIEFSPNEEGAGFEFEDNVVGGVVPREYIGSVEQGVRESLDNGLLAGYPLIDVKARLYDGSYHDVDSNEMAFKVAASMALKEAKNKCNPVLLEPIMKVEVVVPEEYMGDIMGDITSRRGRVEGMDARGNAQIVRAMVPLAEMFGYATSLRSNTQGRGQYTMHFDHYEEVPKSVGEDIIKKSSGQ, encoded by the coding sequence ATGGCAAGAGAGTTCTCCTTAGAAAAGACGCGTAATATCGGGATTATGGCTCACATTGATGCCGGTAAAACAACTGCAACTGAACGTATTCTTTTCTATACAGGCCGTATTCACAAGATTGGTGAAACTCATGACGGCGGTTCACAGATGGATTGGATGGAACAAGAGCAGGAGCGTGGCATCACAATTACATCTGCTGCGACGACTGCCCAATGGAAAAACCATCGTATTAACATTATCGATACTCCAGGACACGTGGACTTTACTGTTGAAGTTGAACGTTCACTTCGTGTTTTGGATGGTGCTGTTGCGGTTCTTGATGCCCAATCCGGTGTTGAACCACAAACAGAAACAGTTTGGCGTCAAGCAACGACTTATGGCGTACCTCGTATCGTCTTCGTCAACAAAATGGATAAAATCGGTGCAGACTTCGTTTACTCACTTGGCACACTTTCTGACCGTTTAGGTGCAAATGCTGCGGCGATCCAATTACCTATCGGTGCAGAAGATGAGTTTGAGGGGATTATTGATTTAGTTAACATGGAAGCATATGTCTATCTCGATGATCTAGGAACACGTAGTGAAGCTCGTGAAATTCCAGAAGAATACCAAGAGCAAGCGAATGAATTCCGTGAAAAGCTTGTTGAAGCCGTGTCAGAACTTGATGAAGAACTGATGATGAAGTACTTAGAAGGTGAAGAAATCACAACTGACGAATTAAAAGCAGCCATCCGTAAAGGGACGTGTGCTGTTGAATTCTATCCTGTGCTTTGTGGTTCAGCCTTTAAAAATAAAGGTGTTCAATTACTGCTTGATGCAGTTGTAGATTACCTTCCTGCACCAACAGATGTGGCTGATATTGAAGGTCATATCCCTGATACAGAAGAAAAAGTTGTCCGTAAATCTGGAGACGACCAACCGTTCGCAGCTTTAGCATTTAAGGTTGCAACTGACCCTTATGTAGGTAAGCTTACGTTCTTCCGTGTATACTCAGGTAAAGTTGATGCAGGTTCTTATGTCCGTAACTCTTCTAAAGGTAAACGTGAACGTATGGGACGTATCCTACAAATGCACGCCAACCATAGGGAAGAAATTCCGACATGTTACTCTGGTGACATTGCGGCTGGTGTGGGACTGAAAGATACGACAACAGGTGATACACTTTGTGATGAGAAAAGCCTTGTTATTCTCGAATCAATGGAATTCCCTGAACCCGTTATCTCGTTATCTGTAGAGCCTAAATCAAAAGCTGATCAAGATAAAATGGGTATGGCTCTTGCTAAGCTCGCTGAAGAAGATCCGACATTTAAGACACATACTGATGAAGAAACGGGACAAACGATCATCGCCGGTATGGGTGAACTTCACCTTGATATTATCGTTGATCGAATGAAACGTGAATTTAAAGTTGAAGCTAATGTCGGTGCGCCGCAAGTTTCCTATCGTGAAACACTTCGCCAAGCGGCTAAGTGTGAAGGGAAATTTGTACGACAATCTGGTGGACGTGGTCAATACGGTCACGTATGGATCGAATTCTCACCAAATGAAGAAGGCGCAGGCTTTGAATTTGAAGATAACGTCGTCGGTGGGGTTGTGCCACGTGAATACATCGGTTCAGTAGAACAAGGTGTAAGAGAATCACTCGATAACGGCCTATTAGCAGGATATCCACTTATCGATGTTAAAGCACGTTTATATGATGGCTCTTACCACGATGTGGACTCAAACGAGATGGCATTTAAAGTAGCTGCTTCTATGGCACTTAAAGAAGCTAAAAACAAGTGTAATCCGGTTCTACTTGAACCAATCATGAAAGTGGAAGTCGTTGTTCCGGAAGAATACATGGGAGACATTATGGGAGACATTACATCCCGTCGTGGCCGTGTAGAAGGAATGGACGCTCGCGGAAATGCTCAAATTGTCCGTGCGATGGTGCCACTTGCAGAGATGTTTGGATATGCCACGTCTTTACGTTCTAACACACAAGGACGCGGTCAATATACAATGCATTTTGACCACTATGAAGAAGTTCCGAAAAGTGTCGGTGAAGACATCATTAAGAAATCTTCAGGTCAATAA
- the rplP gene encoding 50S ribosomal protein L16 — translation MLMPKRVKFRREHRGKMRGRAKGGTEVSFGEYGLQALEASWITNRQIESARIAMTRYMKRGGKVWIKIFPDKPYTAKPLEVRMGSGKGAPEGWVAVVKPGKILFEIAGVSEEVAREALRLASHKLPIKTKFVKREEVGGDGNES, via the coding sequence ATGCTAATGCCTAAACGTGTAAAATTCCGTCGTGAACACCGTGGTAAAATGCGCGGACGTGCGAAAGGCGGAACAGAAGTATCTTTCGGTGAATATGGTTTACAAGCACTTGAAGCTTCATGGATCACAAACCGACAAATCGAATCTGCACGTATTGCCATGACTCGTTATATGAAACGTGGCGGTAAAGTATGGATTAAAATTTTCCCAGATAAGCCTTATACGGCTAAACCTTTAGAAGTTCGAATGGGTTCCGGTAAAGGGGCACCTGAAGGATGGGTAGCTGTTGTTAAGCCAGGGAAAATCTTATTTGAAATAGCGGGAGTATCTGAAGAAGTGGCTCGCGAAGCGCTACGCCTTGCTTCTCATAAACTACCGATTAAAACGAAATTTGTAAAACGTGAAGAAGTGGGTGGTGACGGAAATGAAAGCTAA
- the rpsS gene encoding 30S ribosomal protein S19, with translation MGRSLKKGPFVDDHLMKKVEAMDTDNKRVIKTWSRRSTIFPQFIGHTIAVYDGRKHVPVYISEDMVGHKLGEFAPTRTYKGHASDDKKTRR, from the coding sequence ATGGGTCGCAGCTTGAAAAAAGGACCTTTTGTCGATGATCATTTGATGAAGAAAGTAGAAGCAATGGACACTGACAACAAACGGGTTATTAAAACTTGGTCCCGTCGTTCCACAATTTTTCCACAATTTATTGGACACACAATCGCGGTATATGATGGACGTAAACATGTACCCGTTTATATTTCAGAAGATATGGTCGGACATAAGCTTGGTGAATTTGCACCAACAAGAACTTACAAAGGCCATGCTTCAGACGACAAGAAAACACGACGCTAA
- the rpsL gene encoding 30S ribosomal protein S12 yields MPTINQLVRKGRQSKGQKSDSPALNKGYNSFKKVQTDEDSPQKRGVCTRVGTMTPKKPNSALRKYARVRLTNQIEVTAYIPGIGHNLQEHSVVLIRGGRVKDLPGVRYHIVRGALDTAGVENRMQGRSKYGTKKPKK; encoded by the coding sequence ATGCCTACAATTAACCAATTAGTGCGTAAGGGTCGCCAATCAAAAGGTCAAAAATCCGACTCTCCAGCTTTAAATAAAGGTTATAACAGCTTTAAAAAAGTGCAAACTGATGAAGATTCTCCACAAAAACGTGGTGTTTGTACACGTGTAGGTACGATGACACCGAAGAAGCCGAACTCAGCGCTTCGTAAATATGCTCGTGTGCGATTAACTAACCAAATCGAGGTCACAGCATATATCCCAGGAATCGGACACAACCTTCAAGAACACAGCGTTGTTCTTATCCGTGGTGGACGAGTAAAGGATTTACCGGGGGTACGTTACCACATCGTGCGTGGCGCCCTTGATACAGCCGGTGTTGAAAACCGCATGCAAGGCCGTTCTAAGTATGGAACTAAGAAGCCTAAAAAATAA
- the rpsC gene encoding 30S ribosomal protein S3, whose product MGQKVNPNGLRVGIIRDWESKWYADKDYADLLHEDIKIREYLEKRLIEASVSTIEIERAANRVNVTIFTAKPGMVIGKGGSEVEALRKALNQLTGKRVHININEIKKPDLDGKLVAENIARQLENRISFRRAMKQTIQRTMRSGALGIRTEVSGRLGGADIARSESYSEGTVPLHTLRADIDYGTAEADTTYGKLGVKVWIYKGEVLPTKGTKEEEGGK is encoded by the coding sequence GTGGGTCAAAAAGTAAATCCTAACGGGCTTCGTGTCGGTATTATTCGCGACTGGGAGTCAAAATGGTACGCTGATAAAGATTACGCTGACCTACTTCACGAAGACATTAAAATTCGTGAATACTTGGAAAAGCGTCTTATTGAAGCTTCTGTATCCACAATTGAAATCGAGCGTGCGGCAAACCGCGTAAACGTGACGATTTTCACTGCGAAGCCAGGAATGGTTATCGGTAAAGGTGGATCTGAAGTTGAAGCATTACGTAAAGCACTTAATCAATTAACAGGTAAACGAGTACACATTAACATCAACGAGATTAAAAAGCCTGACTTAGATGGCAAACTTGTTGCTGAAAATATTGCTCGTCAACTTGAGAATCGTATTTCATTCCGTCGTGCGATGAAACAAACAATCCAACGTACGATGCGTTCAGGTGCGCTAGGGATAAGAACAGAAGTTTCTGGTCGACTTGGCGGTGCCGATATTGCTCGTTCTGAATCATATAGTGAAGGAACTGTTCCATTACACACATTGAGAGCGGATATTGACTACGGAACTGCAGAAGCAGATACAACGTACGGTAAGCTCGGTGTGAAAGTATGGATCTACAAAGGTGAAGTCCTTCCAACGAAAGGAACGAAGGAAGAGGAAGGAGGAAAATAA
- the rplV gene encoding 50S ribosomal protein L22: MEAKAVAKQVRIAPRKVRLVADLIRGKEIGEAISILRHTPKKASPVIEKLLNSAMANAEHNYEMEPDNLVVSQAYVDEGVTLKRFRPRAMGRASRINKRTSHITVVLTEKKEG; the protein is encoded by the coding sequence ATGGAAGCAAAAGCAGTTGCAAAACAAGTGCGTATTGCTCCTCGCAAAGTTCGCTTAGTTGCTGACTTGATTCGTGGTAAAGAAATTGGTGAAGCGATCTCTATTTTGCGTCACACACCAAAAAAAGCATCTCCAGTTATTGAGAAGCTTTTAAACTCAGCCATGGCGAATGCAGAGCATAACTATGAAATGGAACCTGACAATCTAGTTGTCAGCCAAGCATACGTAGACGAAGGTGTTACACTAAAGCGATTCCGCCCACGTGCAATGGGGCGTGCGAGTCGAATTAACAAACGTACGAGCCATATTACGGTCGTTCTAACAGAAAAGAAGGAGGGATAA
- the rpsG gene encoding 30S ribosomal protein S7, whose protein sequence is MPRKGPVPRRDVLADPIYHSKLVTRLINRIMVDGKRGKAQTILYKAFDLVRERSGNDPQEVFEQALKNIMPVLEVKARRVGGANYQVPIEVKPERRTTLGLRWLVSYARLRGEKTMEERLANEILDAANNTGAAVKKREDTHKMAEANKAFAHYRW, encoded by the coding sequence ATGCCTCGTAAAGGACCTGTACCTCGTAGAGACGTGCTTGCTGATCCAATTTACCATTCTAAACTAGTAACACGTTTAATCAACCGCATCATGGTTGATGGAAAAAGAGGTAAAGCACAAACTATTCTTTATAAAGCATTTGATCTTGTCCGTGAACGTAGCGGTAATGACCCGCAAGAAGTTTTCGAACAAGCATTGAAAAATATTATGCCAGTACTTGAAGTTAAAGCACGCCGTGTAGGGGGGGCTAACTATCAAGTGCCGATCGAAGTGAAACCTGAGCGTCGTACTACGCTTGGCCTTCGTTGGCTCGTAAGCTACGCTCGTCTTCGTGGTGAAAAAACCATGGAAGAACGTTTAGCTAACGAAATCCTAGACGCTGCTAATAACACTGGTGCAGCTGTTAAGAAGCGTGAAGATACGCACAAAATGGCTGAAGCTAACAAAGCGTTCGCTCACTATCGTTGGTAA
- the rplB gene encoding 50S ribosomal protein L2 yields the protein MAIKKYKPTTNGRRGMTTLDFQDLTTDKPEKSLLAPLTKRGGRNNQGRLTVRHQGGGHKRQYRIIDFKRDKDGIPGRVATIEYDPNRSANIALINYADGEKRYIIAPKNLTVGMEIMSGKDADIKIGNALQLRDIPVGTVIHNIELRPGKGAQLVRSAGAEAQVLGKEGDYVLVRLRSGETRLILSTCRASIGQVGNVEHELVKIGKAGRSRWMGKRPTVRGSVMNPVDHPHGGGEGRAPIGRKSPMSPWGKPTLGYKTRKKNKDTDKYIVRRRKK from the coding sequence ATGGCAATTAAAAAGTATAAACCAACCACAAACGGTCGCCGTGGTATGACAACACTGGATTTTCAAGATCTTACAACTGATAAGCCGGAAAAATCCTTACTTGCGCCACTTACTAAGCGTGGAGGCCGTAACAACCAAGGTCGTTTAACTGTACGCCACCAAGGTGGTGGGCATAAGCGCCAATATCGTATCATTGACTTTAAGCGTGATAAAGATGGAATTCCAGGACGCGTTGCTACGATCGAATATGATCCAAACCGTTCTGCCAATATTGCACTTATTAACTACGCTGACGGAGAGAAACGCTACATTATCGCTCCTAAAAACTTAACAGTAGGTATGGAAATTATGTCTGGTAAAGATGCAGATATCAAAATCGGTAATGCATTGCAGCTAAGAGATATTCCAGTTGGTACTGTTATTCACAATATCGAGCTTCGTCCAGGAAAAGGAGCACAGCTTGTACGCTCAGCTGGAGCTGAAGCACAAGTTCTAGGTAAAGAAGGAGACTACGTTCTTGTACGACTTCGTTCAGGAGAAACACGTTTAATCCTTTCTACTTGCCGTGCGTCAATCGGTCAAGTAGGTAACGTTGAACACGAGCTTGTTAAAATCGGTAAAGCAGGTCGTTCACGTTGGATGGGTAAGCGTCCAACAGTGCGTGGTTCTGTTATGAACCCAGTAGATCACCCTCACGGTGGTGGTGAAGGGCGTGCACCAATTGGTCGTAAATCACCAATGTCTCCATGGGGTAAGCCAACTCTTGGTTACAAAACGCGTAAGAAAAACAAAGACACGGATAAGTACATTGTACGTCGTCGTAAAAAATAA
- the rpsJ gene encoding 30S ribosomal protein S10, producing the protein MAKQKIRIRLKAYDHRILDQSAEKIVETAKRSGASVSGPIPLPTEKSIYTILRAVHKYKDSREQFEMRTHKRLIDIVDPTPQTVDALMRLDLPSGVDIEIKL; encoded by the coding sequence ATGGCAAAACAGAAAATTCGCATTCGTTTGAAGGCATATGATCACAGAATTTTAGATCAATCTGCAGAGAAGATTGTAGAAACGGCTAAACGTTCCGGTGCTAGCGTATCAGGACCAATTCCGCTTCCTACAGAAAAATCTATCTACACGATTCTTCGTGCGGTTCATAAGTACAAAGACTCTCGTGAACAGTTCGAAATGCGAACTCATAAGCGTCTAATTGACATCGTAGACCCGACACCACAAACTGTCGATGCACTCATGCGATTAGATCTGCCATCAGGCGTTGACATTGAAATTAAACTATAA
- the rplC gene encoding 50S ribosomal protein L3, which translates to MAKGILGRKLGMTQIFSETGEALPVTVIQAEPNVVLQKKTVEGEGYEAIQLGFVDEKAHRQTKPAKGHADKANTAPKRFVKEFRELNVADYEIGQEVKVDTFAEGDTVDVTGTSKGKGFAGAIKRHNQSRGPMSHGSRYHRRPGSMGPVDPNHVRPGKLLPGRMGGEQVTIQNLEIVKVDTERNILLVKGNVPGAKKSYVTVKSAIKAD; encoded by the coding sequence ATGGCCAAAGGAATCTTAGGAAGAAAATTAGGTATGACTCAAATTTTCTCTGAAACTGGAGAAGCTTTACCTGTAACGGTTATTCAGGCAGAACCGAACGTAGTGCTGCAAAAGAAAACGGTTGAAGGTGAAGGCTATGAAGCGATTCAGCTTGGTTTTGTAGATGAGAAAGCTCATCGTCAAACTAAGCCTGCGAAGGGTCATGCTGATAAAGCAAATACTGCCCCTAAGCGCTTCGTTAAAGAATTCCGCGAGTTAAATGTAGCGGATTATGAAATTGGTCAGGAAGTCAAAGTTGATACATTTGCAGAAGGAGATACGGTTGACGTAACCGGAACATCTAAAGGGAAAGGATTTGCTGGTGCTATCAAACGCCACAACCAATCCCGAGGGCCAATGTCCCACGGTTCACGCTATCACCGTCGTCCAGGTTCTATGGGACCTGTTGACCCTAACCACGTTCGTCCAGGTAAGCTACTTCCGGGCCGTATGGGTGGAGAGCAAGTGACAATTCAAAATCTTGAAATCGTAAAAGTAGATACAGAGCGTAACATTCTTCTCGTAAAAGGTAATGTTCCTGGTGCGAAGAAAAGCTACGTGACTGTGAAATCAGCAATTAAAGCTGATTAA
- the rplW gene encoding 50S ribosomal protein L23, translating to MADVRDIIKRPIITEKTADLMVDKKYTFEVDPRATRTQVKLAVEEIFGVKVVNVNTMNYKGKFKRFGRHSGYTRKRKKAIVQLSADSKELEFFEGA from the coding sequence ATGGCAGACGTAAGAGATATTATTAAGCGCCCCATCATCACTGAAAAAACAGCTGATCTAATGGTAGATAAAAAATATACGTTTGAGGTTGACCCTCGTGCGACTAGAACACAAGTTAAGTTAGCTGTTGAAGAAATTTTCGGTGTGAAAGTTGTGAACGTTAATACGATGAACTACAAAGGTAAATTCAAGCGTTTCGGACGTCATTCAGGCTATACCCGCAAGCGCAAAAAAGCCATTGTACAACTTTCTGCGGACAGCAAAGAACTAGAATTCTTTGAAGGTGCGTAA
- a CDS encoding 50S ribosomal protein L7ae-like protein, giving the protein MSYDKVAQAANKVVGTKQTLKALENEQVKELIVADDADRHVLTKVMVLAEDKGVAIHTVDSMKKLGKACGIDVNAAIVAIKK; this is encoded by the coding sequence ATGTCTTATGATAAAGTAGCCCAGGCAGCCAATAAAGTCGTCGGCACGAAGCAGACATTGAAGGCACTGGAAAATGAGCAGGTCAAAGAGCTGATTGTTGCAGATGACGCAGATCGTCATGTCTTAACAAAGGTGATGGTTCTGGCCGAAGACAAAGGCGTTGCCATTCACACCGTCGATTCTATGAAAAAGCTTGGAAAAGCCTGTGGTATCGATGTGAATGCAGCTATTGTAGCAATTAAAAAGTAA